A stretch of the Papaver somniferum cultivar HN1 chromosome 6, ASM357369v1, whole genome shotgun sequence genome encodes the following:
- the LOC113290951 gene encoding oxysterol-binding protein-related protein 3C-like: MTGKWTESMSYQPCDEEGKPLSGTEPKEMRRVPDVPLKDKYQFTYFSHKVNSLDTAPRQMLASDSRLRPDRYALEKGELSKVSKEKNSLEVRQRKERKSREANGDTFTPKWFDLTNEVVTTPYGETPIYKYNYKYNEHRAKVNSLIEVVQPIEFNPWQYGQEKMA, translated from the exons ATGACTGGAAAATGGACAGAGAGTATGAGTTATCAACCATGCGATGAGGAAGGAAAACCGCTTTCAGGAACTGAACCAAAAGAG ATGCGGAGAGTTCCTGATGTTCCACTCAAGGATAAATATCAGTTTACATACTTCTCACATAAGGTAAACAGTTTGGATACTGCACCTAGGCAGATGTTGGCATCAGATTCTCGTTTACGTCCCGACAGATATGCACTTGAGAAGGGAGAACTATCAAAAGTCAGCAAGGAGAAAAACAGCCTAGAGGTGAGACAAAGAAAGGAAAGGAAAAGTAGAGAAGCCAACGGCGATACATTTACTCCAAAATGGTTCGACTTGACTAATGAAGTAGTAACTACACCATATGGCGAAACACCAATTTACAAATACAATTATAAGTATAATGAACACAGAGCAAAAGTGAATAGCTTAATCGAGGTTGTGCAACCGATTGAGTTCAACCCTTGGCAGTATGGACAAGAAAAGATGGCTTAA